Genomic segment of Gigantopelta aegis isolate Gae_Host chromosome 10, Gae_host_genome, whole genome shotgun sequence:
CCTGctattatagttataatattgtCATTATAATAGGTGATGGGacaattaaagtaaatttatgattattttatttacaaatttatttatgatGCTATTTTTGAACATTCTCtcaaagttaataataataatatatatatatataatggattCGTCACTGCcattggtaatatgacgtcatcacgattagcacaaattagtttgacgtcagaCATTTTAaccataaccatatggagtttttagatttgcgagtgttattgtctatttgatcccgcaaatagacaataacacccgcaaatctaaaaactccatatcagtgttctcgctgggtgaaaattaaaggagggtggcCGCGCAACACCACAccaataacccccccccccccccccccccccccgaaaaaaaaaaaaaaaaaagggtggttaccatattgttgtgtgttggttgaCTTTGTGGGTAAAACATACttcttattttgcctacaaaaaagtttatatgaaatacaagcggactagtcttttaattgaaccgaagacaTTCatgggcagttccggttttgctgaaccgatcaaagttttaatattattatttttaataaagatttcaagatatacaaaaaacaataaagatgtttgtaaagtgatcccctaatgtcgaatacattttttgttatttccatctttatcgaatgaatcgatcgctgtgataaaatattatcgccagctgataaaaagtagttttgtttttgtacagacggtttatatattatttggcacccaagataaattattttaattacccACGCGTACCGAGTTTTCGTGGCATTAGCGAAGAATTGGTTACTATTATAAACAAAGGAAACATACAGCTAATATTTTTTCACTAAGTTAAAATTCACTTACCCTACTATGCTTTGCTACATAAAATCAATTCATCCCCGATGGAAATTGCCGACACATGATCACCGTCGAGGCCTCTGGAAAACCCGTCTGCATAATGACGTACCTATCAATTCGGGGTATACGTCATTCAGTCAGTCTATGGCAGGCCAGTGATGGCAACCAGTTTCTGTTGTCGCGAACGTAAAGTGGGAATTTCCGTAAAGAATCGAAGCACAAAATATGTTAgtcattgttataatataacttatatttaacatgtatccAAACACACAAACGTCCAACgtaaatgtaacatatttacaGGTCTGGTTTCTTCACAGCTTTcgaagatacatgtatgtttattctTCCTGCTTGCATGGCAAGCCATGACACGGGCAGAAAAACACGTCATGTCGTCGTAGACATCGTACATCACAGCAGTACTTTAAATGAACCCAGTGATTACAGTTTTGGAACATGCACTGTCCCCACAGAGTTAATACCAGTGAAGTGCATCTTTTTAATTCAACTGGTTGAAAAAGCCCACAAACACAACACTTTTCGTCATCTTCAGTTTCCGATTCCGAGAAGTTGTCACTTGATATCAGCCCGTTATCAACTCCTGAGAGCCCTGGCTGCGGTGAATTTGATTCTTTGATTGGTACTAcagcttttgtttttcttgaagAAACAACtttgggttttttagaggaagAGACATATTCATACAGTTGGGATGATACAGCTGGCTCTGTAATTGGTTTTCCACCAACAACCTTGTGAGCTGAACGCCTGGGTTTAGACTGATTGGGTTTATCGTGGTGTACAACTGGCAGGTGACTTGAAAAGAAATTGTTAACAGTGTTTCTGTCTTGTGGTTGAGAAATATCGGCATTGTTACTCGCAGTTTCTGTAGATTGTTCAGCTCTTCTCTTTTTAGCATACTGGGCAGGTTTCAACAGAGATGAATCAATTGCTGTTGGGTAAAATGGATAAATCCCACTCTTCCTGAAAGCACTCTGAAGATTCCTGGGAGTCAGCGAGATGTCGTAAGCTCGACATGCAATAGAGCAGACATTGTAGCGGGTGAGAGTTCCAGAATGAGAACGTTGCCATTTTCGAGATTCATCACTGAAAACTTTAGAAAACGGTCCAAAACAACCCACATCCATCGGCTGAAGGATATGGCTTGTATGAGGTGGTAGAACAAACAGGATGATTCCATTCCGCACTGCAGTCAACCAAATAAGGTGAAATATGGGATCTGTGACCATCATACAACAATAATGTCTTCTTATCTCCACCAACTGTTGCGTACTTCGCAAAATGATCTACAAGCcatgtttgaaatatgtctgAATTGGACCATCCTGACTTACTAACAGTGCCATTCGTACCAATGGTGGCTCCTTCTAATAATTCTTGGCGCATTCGAGCCCCAGGAAAAATGAAATATGGTGGGATTTGTTGACCCAGTGCATTGCCACACCCTATCATAGTGACTGTGGATGATCTTTCTGGCGATATTTCAATTGGAACCTCGTCTGTGGATCCTACAACATACGGAGGTGCGTGAGTCATACTAATTCCCTTCTCATCCACGTTATATATGTTTTCAGGAGATAATTTGAGGTCATACTTTTCAAGAATTGTCTCCAGTTCATCAAAGTATTTCGTTATGCTTTCCTCTGAAGTAGCGTAGACTCGAAGCTCTGACAAGGATTTGGGTCGTCTCAACTTTAATTCTGGCCATCTTCCCATGAACCCATAAAACCACTGTAGAGAAAGAGAGTTGCAATCGTGTGGCCGTTTGTTTTTAGAGTGGGTGGCATAGTCGGTTCCAAGATTTAAAACCTGCGCTCTTGTGTAGCCATAGCCAACAGACGCCATCAACTTCAAATGTTCTGccagtttgttttcttcttccaagGAAAACATTGGACCAGGTCCGGATCTTGTCGTGTCTGGGGAAATAATCCCGCATATTCTGTCTCCGAGTGTTTGTTCAGGAACGGAATACAGCCTGGCAGCCTTATATACAGAAGTTCCCTTTTCAGTGACATCTGCATATGCATTTTTAAGTTGAGTAGGGCTATATGATCGATAGCGCTTTTTATGACGTGACGTGAAATCCTAAAAAAACACAAGGAATCAGATATAAGAGATAGCCCTTATGCGATTCCATAATTTCAAAAATTGGCGAAAGCCACGTCACATATGTCACGTGATTataatttacaataacaaggtaGAGCAGACGATGCATACATTTTCATGTTACAGGTCTTGTACTAACTTCGGTACTTTATTTTGCTCAAtggtataaaatgcattttggtaAGAACAATGTATTTTACTTGTTTGACAATGTAGTTTAATAATACTTACATTAATTGATGCAATCTTGAACATTTTGTTCTCCGGTATCCAGGGACGCTTTCTCTTCAGAAACGTTCGCTAGGTGGCGCAGTACACATGAACTGTCGCGAGATATGACGTTTTTGGGAAATACCCCGAATTGGTGAGTACCACGAAATGGCAAGACGGGACGGTatacactaccacttccgttgtttttataagcggtgatatcctccaaaattaaaagtttataatattttataaagaactgctgaataaacagaatgatggaaatgacagaaagtaaaaatcatcagttacaaccaattatatcttgCTGTGGACAAAATATCggacgatagttagtggaaacaaaagacagaatgaccattctgatcacgtgacaaatttggcgccaaataagtgagtgttgtttttttcaatcggagattgccaaatccgtaaaaaataaaaatgttttcattgctcaaataaaatataacttttcttctttgtattaaacatacaaatggatacaggtatgggacaacatagaggctgttaaaaatactgttaaattacgttgtACGAAAACTGTTTcatcaattgctttttcgtacacaacagggcttgtttcctttgatgtccagtgtgcggactgatctttgtttttttatgtgtggaaaaaagtgtgcatttggaaatagcagagacaggtgctggaaaataaagatgggtgcagaaaaataaaggagggcggcaaaatgcaatagcggggCGGACCGccctgcttaaatggagcagtgaGAACACTGCATATGGTTATGTGCATTGTAAACTGGATCATTTTTcaacggaactaactgtatatttggtatttcttgaaaaaaatacctggctacaatctaactgtagacccttgaatcgtcaacttcgcctgttccaattgctaatgacatcgctttctaatgacatcattagctttccgggtgttattttcattcgATCCctgaaaaagaatgtaattaaccaatcacaatacagaacacactcgccatcagtttacaataaatctttgaaaacgtttcGCTCaggttggcttgtaagcaaatgacccatccacagcaacacattacctagagaccttgcaaatttgaataccattattaaccgggttaatacactaaaattattacatgggtttatgacatggatagcATGGGTAAGTTGTaggatatatatactctgtcaaaaaaagaaacgcataggcgaaatattcatagAATTATCTCTTTACTataaagtggcataatttcgttatttatgatcgtatcacagtcaaatttgacataaaTATGTggcaatgttcttgctatggactgacggtaGTGGAGGcattttcgtcaccaaacagcgtcacacgagggcgctgaaatcagtaccttatgtggccaccagcagcagcaatcactgcacaacatctccttggcatagactgaatgagtctctgaatccaggcacgtggaatcctagcccattcttcctgcagtgcatgtgactgttgcggaagcgtctgaggctccgggtcacacTGGCGTACatgtctgtccagttcgtcccatagatgttcaatggggttgagatctggcgatcttgatggccatggcagcacattaatgttctcattctataggaaatccattgttacacttgccgtatgcggcctggcatcgTCCTGCTAAAAGAGCTCTCCGtcaatccaaaatgggaagcatgtgacggcgaagaatttcatcccggtagcatACAGGTGTCAGGTTGCCTTAtatgaacacaagttcacttctacctgtgtatgagatggcttcccacatcatgacactctctccaccgaatctgtcagcTTGGGTgatgcagttgttggcaaaacgttcattgtggcatctgtaaacacgttgtcatCCATCatgtcgctgtagaaggaaacgtgactcgtcgctgaaccatactcgctgccagtttcccaagttccacccctgtacattgcaccggcgaacacgtaaatgttgatgttgatgtcgcaggacggggccaacatacagTCTCCTAGCCTGTAAACCAGCTTCTTGAAGTttgttccgaatggtttgtgcagatacccttctcaaaccaggtatgcatccagcagtgttcgttgctgtggcagttcggtgatgCAAGTGAAGAACCCAGATGTAGcaatcttgtgctgcagttattatgcgaggtcttccacttctgggctggacttcagctgattgaaactgctggtacctgtcccagagatgtgaaatggtgctctgatggacattCATGGGGCATGTGACTGCTGACAGcaattcacctaactggaggcggcctattgcaatgtttcgattcggcaggcttagtcttggcatcttgtaactcgtctacattgaaatggaaatgaggcatcattgcgagcattgcagctttaaatacccatcactactcCAATCTTTTCCctgagtttcacgtgcattcgccaaaatctgaccatttcacgccgatttcctgcaattgtcgcacaacgtacCACAatgtgcgttaaatttgtttttggctgcatttgggcatgctgtctcATTCCAGGagcattaacaaacatggtcattcagcaacattgtacaaaaaactgatattttgtcaaatcaaaacacttttcttctttccctaccacctatgcatttcttttttgacagagtatatatagttTGTGGAGAGTACAGCTGGAGATTTGAAGAGAGAATTCATGGCTGTACAAAGAAGTAAAGGGTTGAAGAGCAGTTGAGTAGAGGTTAGTGCAGATTGTAATAATGTATACGGTATTTATTGAAAGATAATCTCAACATTTCAACGTGTCTCGTACAGCctattgtttcttttagttTCTGCCCCTCCTTTATCTACCGTCCGAAAATATAGAGGAACAGTTCCAGCGGCTTTGTTCACTGCATCAAATTCCGTCAAAGGTCCAGAATGTCCTGAACTacacattcccagtctggaacTCGACGTGGTAAGGCTTGTGcatactgcacgtgctttcgtgtgcccGACTTGGGAATcctgcattttgttttgtttttgtcagtgaAATGGAGTTTTCTACAGGGATGCATGTGGCCATTGGAACTCAGTGAtggcattaaaaataaaaatagcaggtgaaaatcaaattataggCATCCATTAATCATGATGCGGGAAAAGACCTGACGACgaataattaatgtttagatCCTTTTCATGTGGGTCCAGTGACAAGGGCACTAATTAGGGTCCTCCCCACAACATTTCAATCAGCTTTTCACCAACTTTAGTTGCAAATGGTCTAGTAATTGTGAAGAAATTGCATCATAAATGCATTTCTATATAATACTCTAGTAAACTTCACCCCTCCTCAGGCACTAGCAAGCAGGATTTTAGATTGCATCTAAACTGAGGCATTAAAGGATGTGCCCAAAACAAGtatgcccaaattaagtacgaACATGCTAAcctgaaaacatttcacctcaaaatcaatgaaatattaagctgtaattagattaaaataatttgaaatgcatttctgaatatgtacaactaTCCACTAGCTAATATGAAAATTACTGTACTAAAAAAAACTTGGTGTGCCCTGAACAGAAAAGCCTGTTGTGCCAAATTAGTAAAGCCCTTGACAGGggacacaaaattaatgaaatagacaactttaataaatcatttaagGACTTTGACAGATATGAAGACTATTCAGTTATAAATGGTAGTTCTGGAAGAAGAGAAGATTTTTAAATCATGGCTTATTTTTTGCCTCTTGGAAGGTGGTGGAATATCACAATTTTCTAATTCACAAAttttt
This window contains:
- the LOC121383505 gene encoding uncharacterized protein LOC121383505; the protein is MGRWPELKLRRPKSLSELRVYATSEESITKYFDELETILEKYDLKLSPENIYNVDEKGISMTHAPPYVVGSTDEVPIEISPERSSTVTMIGCGNALGQQIPPYFIFPGARMRQELLEGATIGTNGTVMRNGIILFVLPPHTSHILQPMDVGCFGPFSKVFSDESRKWQRSHSGTLTRYNVCSIACRAYDISLTPRNLQSAFRKSGIYPFYPTAIDSSLLKPAQYAKKRRAEQSTETASNNADISQPQDRNTVNNFFSSHLPVVHHDKPNQSKPRRSAHKVVGGKPITEPAVSSQLYEYVSSSKKPKVVSSRKTKAVVPIKESNSPQPGLSGVDNGLISSDNFSESETEDDEKCCLSMMAAISKYELTWSLCVRLTSRTPNTRISEENRIHSP